A stretch of DNA from Micromonospora sp. WMMD1155:
GCGTTGCCCTTCACCGACCTGCTGCCCGAGCGGCGGTGGGCCGAGTCCGCCGGCAACGGTCTGCGGACGGTGATCGGCCGGGCCGGCACCGCCGCGCTGACGCTCGCCTTCGACGACGCCACCCCGCACTGGCTGGTCGGCGGGCGCACCGGCGCGGGCAAGACCGTCTTCCTCCTCGACGTCCTCTACGGGCTGGCCGCCCGCTACTCGCCGGCCGAGTTGCAGCTCTACCTGCTCGACTTCAAGGAAGGCGTGAGCTTCACCGAGTTCGTGCCCACCGGCCGGGACCCGTCCTGGCTGCCGCACGCCCGAGCCGTCGGCATCGAATCCGACCGCGAGTACGGCCTCGCCGTTCTGCGGGAGCTGCGCCGGGAGGCGCAACGCCGGGCCACCGCGCTCAAGCGACACGGTGTCACCAAGCTCGCCGACCTACCCCGGGACAACCCGCTGCCCCGCATCGTGGCGGTCGTCGACGAGTTCCATGTGCTGCTCGCCGGTAACGACGCGTTGGCCCGCGAATCCGTGGACCTGCTGGAGGAGTTGGCCCGCAAGGGCCGCTCATACGGCATCCACCTGGTGCTGGCCAGCCAGAGCATGACCGGCATCGAGGCCCTCTACGGCCGGGCCGAGGCGATCTTCGGGCAGTTCGCGTTGCGGGTGGCGTTGCCCGGCGGGGGTGGGGTGCTCGACCAGCTCAACGACTCCGCCTCGGCCCTGCCGATCGGCTCCGCCGTCATCAACACCGCCGCCGGGGCGGTCGGCGCCGACACCGTGCTGCGGTTTCCCGACGCGCACGCCGCCGCCGCGGACCTCGCCGCGTTGCGCCACGAGCTGTGGCAGGCCCGCCCACCGGGTTCGCGGGCACCGGCGGTCTTCAAGGGGTACGAGGCCGCACGCGTCGAGAACGACCCGACCTTCGCCGGGCTGCGTCCCGGTGGCCGCCGTCCGATGGCCCTGGTCGGCCGGACCGTCGACGTGCACGGCACCACCGCCCTGTTCCTGATGGACGCGACCCCCGGCCGGCACCTCGCCGTGGTGGGCACCGCGCCGACCGGCGCGGACGTGCTGCGTGCCGCGACGGTGAGCCTGGCCCGCCAACACGCTCCCGGTGACGCCCGCTTCCAGGTGGCCTCCCTGGTCACCGCCGCCGATCCGGTCGCCGACGACACCGAGGCGATCCTGCGGACGGCCGGCCACCAGGTGTCGCGACTCGACGCGGCCGGGCTGCGCGACCGGATCGCCGCCCTGGCGGCCGAACCCGACGGCCGCGAGTACCTGGTGGTGTTCGGCATGGACGCCGCCGCGCCGGTTCTCGGGGCCACCGACCCGAGCACGTTCCGCTCCGGCCTGGACGACCTGCGCGCACTCCTGCGCCAGGGCCCCGGGCAGGGGGTGCACCTGCTCGGCTGGTGGCGCGGGCTGCGTCGCCTCGCCGACGACCTCGGCGGCACCCAGAACCGCGACGACGTCGCCTGCCTGGTCGCCCTCAACGTGCCCGGCGCCGAGTTGGCGCTGCACCTCGGGACACACGACCTCGCCTACACCCCCCGCGCCGACCGGGCACTGCTGATCGACCGGCACGACCAGCGCACCCGGCTGATCGTCCCGTTCGCCGGCGACGGGCACGAATCGGACGGGGAGCGGTGACAGTGTCCTTCGAGGAGTACGCCGCGCTGGCCCGACAGCTCTCCGAGCAGCGTCGTGCCGGTGAACAGCACGCCGCCACCGAGGCCGCGCGCCGCCGCGACCTGCACGCCGCCGTCGACTATCTCCAGCAGCGGCTGACCGCTCAGGGGCACCGCCTCGACCAGCTCGG
This window harbors:
- a CDS encoding FtsK/SpoIIIE domain-containing protein, coding for MGRLASAYGQAVNSHRAARAHLDNARNALGTATAAAPAGVDDLVTRLARLGSALATPAPGVTPLTDEPAAVRIGAASTPDGDFPVLVPLGGGHHLAVDTDARDPLVAGLLRALVLRLVATAPPGQVRVAGIDTAALGATFGPLRPLLDAGVLDPPATGEAEVTALLDAAEQHARAAQHGQPTARHLLVVVATAAPPPRELARLAALTHAGPAAAVCVLLTGHPSRLPGETPPPLGGTTAIRLDQGYAHVGDPPGTPFSADGSGLAAPVLLDGDPPPASVRALAEHLGAATRRADALPFTDLLPERRWAESAGNGLRTVIGRAGTAALTLAFDDATPHWLVGGRTGAGKTVFLLDVLYGLAARYSPAELQLYLLDFKEGVSFTEFVPTGRDPSWLPHARAVGIESDREYGLAVLRELRREAQRRATALKRHGVTKLADLPRDNPLPRIVAVVDEFHVLLAGNDALARESVDLLEELARKGRSYGIHLVLASQSMTGIEALYGRAEAIFGQFALRVALPGGGGVLDQLNDSASALPIGSAVINTAAGAVGADTVLRFPDAHAAAADLAALRHELWQARPPGSRAPAVFKGYEAARVENDPTFAGLRPGGRRPMALVGRTVDVHGTTALFLMDATPGRHLAVVGTAPTGADVLRAATVSLARQHAPGDARFQVASLVTAADPVADDTEAILRTAGHQVSRLDAAGLRDRIAALAAEPDGREYLVVFGMDAAAPVLGATDPSTFRSGLDDLRALLRQGPGQGVHLLGWWRGLRRLADDLGGTQNRDDVACLVALNVPGAELALHLGTHDLAYTPRADRALLIDRHDQRTRLIVPFAGDGHESDGER